The following DNA comes from Triticum aestivum cultivar Chinese Spring chromosome 3D, IWGSC CS RefSeq v2.1, whole genome shotgun sequence.
taactaaaccgaaaaaaataaaccgatctataaaaaaattagggttttgaaaaaaataaataaaccgaacggttttaaaaaaaaacgGGCGgttcggacggcggcggcggctgacctTCGGCGAGGCTCGGgatgggctccggcggggctggacggggcggcgaggtgcggcggggtgcgggcgtcgtcgggggcggcgaggggcgacgtcggcggcggcgtacgggctccggggcggcgtctccttcgggcggcggggtcggctccggcgtCGGCGGCTTCGGGTCGAGGGCGGGGTGAGggagggcggcggggctggggtatttaagagggggggggGTGCTGCTGCcttggggaggcggcggcggcgacgtgtccgaccaggacacgggcggcggcggcgacgtgtccgaccaggacacgggcggcggcggctggcgtgctcgggagggagacggaggcccggggctgggctgggccgcgcgggggagctgggccgtcggctgggcttcggcccagtcggcgcgctcccgattttttttatttttaatatcgCCAAAccaaaaaaaatcatagaaaaataaataaaaatccaaaaatgtcaaaacaaatttttacagtctaattaaaataattagaacgagatgaacattttcttggcccaaaattgcagttttgaaaacgtgcaatttttctaatgcaattaaaattgcaaataaaatccgaataaaattaaatatttgattttaataattttcctccaatatttcaattattttggagaagtcatattttctcctctcatttattttaatatgaaatattttttcggagagaaaaataattaaaaccaaaaatcctcgtttcactatttgataaaaatcaaatatgaaaaccgggaaaatccccaactctctccaagggtccttgagttgcttaggatttcgaggatttgccaaaatgcaataaaatatgctatgcaatgatgatctaatgtataacattccaaattgaaaatttgggatgttacaaggagGCTGGTATATATACCATACGTTTACGCTCAAGGAAAAAAAAGAATGtttgtaatatctactatattataTACACAAGTTTACTATatacactaatgtcaaaaacgttcttatattatgagacggatggAGTATATTACTTTAGTTAGATGTAATAAGGTGCTaaattttgggtcagtcaattccTTCATGGGCTGATGCCCAGTTAGGTATGCCACCGAGCCGAGCTATATCtatatatgcttattcttgcatattataaaatgAAAATCGCTCAACTGGCTGAAAGTCTTCTCTATGCAACACGTGTCCTTGTGGGTTCCACGCACTCTTCACCTCCCTTAATTTCCGAAACAACGCCCAACTCCAACATCTTCTTccccacatctctctctctctctctctaacataGATTGGCGTGGGCACGGCTGACCCTGGGGCGTTGCGTCCTCGTGCAGGAAGAGGCGGATGCGGCCGTCATCTGTGGATGGGAGAAAGAGTGTGGCACGAATGATGGCGCGGGGGAGGGCGGAGTTCCGCGCCACTGGTGAAAGGCCTAACGCTTCCTTGCAAGTCGCACGCAGTGGCGGCTTGCCGGATCTGGCCTTTGCGTTGCACATCGGAGTCGACGCAGCCGAGGCACTGGAAGGCGGTGTCATCGCTGGAGAAGATGATCTTGACGGCGGTGGATTTTTCCAGTTATCCACCGGTGGACGTGTAGTTTTGCCCTTATAAAAATGCGCAATTTCTGTGTAAACGGCATGCAAAGTTTCCATtatgttttttctttttccttttctttttcttgaaGGGTAATACTAATGACCCTAATTCATTCTtacttagaaaacttcattatgtTGATTTTCTTTTAGTTTTGTTTCATTTTAAAGAGTAATACTATTGCCAATAATTCATTCATCCTAAGAAaatttcattattttgatttttattttgattttatttttcttgaaggTTAATATCATTGCCACAAATTCATTCTTTCATAGAAAaataattattttgattttttagttttttttctttcttctttaaaggTAACGCCACTAATTCTTTCCTTCTTAGGAAATTTCTTTTTTAATGAAACTTCGACTATCATCTCCTTATACTTTGATATTATAAAAACTGCCATTTGTGTGTAAATTATGTGCAAATTTTATCATTATTTGTTTTAGTATTTattttaagggtaataccaatgccactaatttattCTTTCTTAGGAAATTTCTTTCTTGCAAAATTCTATTATTACATGCTTATACTTCCATATTATAGGAAAGCACAATTTTTCTGTAAACTGGTGTAattttgtcattatttgttttagttattttattttttcttaaaagataataccaatgccactagctaattcattcttcctttggaaaaaaactttattttgatttttttagtttgcttttcattatttttcttctctaAGGGTAATAACAATATCACTATTGTCGACTACTCCCTTCATTTATTTTTACTTTACACATAAATTTTGTCTTAAGTTAAACTTCGTCAAGTTTGATTACATTAGAGAAAAAAATATCAATATTACTGCGTCACAGAATTAATTTTCATATTTTATATCTTTTGTATTATAGATGTTGATATATTGTAATATAAAAATGGTCAGACTTTATGAAAATTTACTTAAGACAaatttatatgcagagtaaaaaagaAATGGGGGGAGGAAGCGGCGTTTTGGCTCCCGGGCTCGTCTAttcaaaaaattctttttttttgtGGTGAAAGATGCGTGAGTGCGTGATGTCGGTGCCAAATTTTATCAtgtttggacatctgagtagctcgcAGAAAAAAAAACTTGGAGTGTGTAAGAAACTTTACTgtttttgccacgagctcctcaaATGTCTAAGCACGATGAAATTTGACATGGATATCACACACGAGTATCTTTCAACAAAAGActcaattttttttaatattttactATTTTGTGAAATTTACTGTTCACCAGGAGTAGATGTACCCGGGTTCGGAAATGAATATTCGACGAAGGGAGCTACCTTGCTGAATATACCGGATACCATTATTTACAGACTTTGGCAATATATATATTCTAGGAGTATATTTTTAGGGTGTGtgtaggtctcagtcgactgagacttaaccaagtctcactCAAGTGATATAGTAtatgagaagaaaaagaaaaaactgaaaagAAATTTTTGTACGAATCTTAATGCAAGATCAATGAAATATAacatcgactgagacataacgaagtctAAGTCGACTGAGACGTAGCAAAACTGATATTTTTATTCCAAACATTCATAAGCCTGTTACGATGGAGACAGAGAGCGCGCACCCAGCCTAACTTTAACTCTGGATCAGCTGTTCATCACCTGCCTCCTCTTGATCCTGGCCGTGAAGCCGTTCTTCATGTGGAGAACAATGGAGATCTTGGGCTGGACGACGTGCCCCGGCACGGCCTCCACCTCGAAGTTTCTCACCACGGCGGCCGCCACGGCCTTGAGCTGCACGAAGGCCATGTCCTTGCCCAGGCAGGTCCGCGGCCCGGCGTTGAAGGAGGCGAACTTGTACGACGGCACGTACCGCGGCTTGCCGTCCTCCCCGATCCACCGCTCCGGCCGGAACTCCCGGCAGTCCATGCCCCAGACGGCCTCCATCCTCCCCATCGCGTACAGCGACACAAGGATCTTGTCCCCTGGCCGCACCTCGTGCCCGCTCGGCAGcgcctcggcggccaccacgccctTGTGCTCAAACGGCACCGGCGGGTACAGCCGGAGCGACTCGCACAGGGCCGCGTGCAGGTACACCAGCCGGCCGAGCTCGTCCGGGTCGAAGGTCACCATGCCGTccagggtggtggtggtggtggtcttgATGGTGTCGAGCTCTGCGAGGATCTTGGACACCACGCCCGGGTTCCTGGTGAGGAGGTAGAAGAACCAGGTCAGCGCCGACCCGGTCGTGTCCCGGCCGGCGATCATAAGGTTCATGGTCGTGTCGCGGAGGAATACGTCGACAACCGTGCCGCTGCCGgcgtcgccatcgtcgtcgtcgatgTAGGAAGAGAGCAGGTCCGCCGAGTCCTCGATCCCACCCGTGGCCTTCACCGCCTCCCGCCGCTTGGCGATCGTGTCGCCGATGAACCGGTCGATGTCGCGCCACGCCACCGCCATCTTCCGCTCGTACCCGAGCCCGAGCCGCCGCACCAGCTTCCACCACGACAGCGGGAGCAAGTTGCGGACGAGGAGAAAATCCATGGCGTCATCTATGGCGCGCACGAACGGCACCTCCGGGAAGCCGACGGCCAGGCAGCCAGGGTCAACTCCTAAGACCGGCGTGGTCGTGGTGTCGAACGTGAGCCGGCGATGCGGGCTAGCAGCGGGAGCAGGTCGCATTCGACCTTGCGGCGGCTGCAGCTGGATACGAAGGCTCGGAACCGAGGCCCGGACATAAGCAGCTGCGCCTTGGCACGCTGACGGCGCCAGGAGTCGCCGTCGGCGTTGAAGATACCACCGCCGAAAATGTCCATGATATGGGCGAACTCGGGGCCCTTGGGGTAGTTGGGGAAGTTGGAGGTGAAGACGTGGCGAACGTTGGCCGGATCGGCGGTGATGAAGAGCTGCATTCCCGAGCGCGGCGGGCCGGCGAGGCGGAAGCTGAGCGGGCTGGCGACGAGGACGGAGGTGACCCAGTCGTGGAGGCGCGGTAGGTTGCCGAGGAGCGCTGGGAGCGTGGAGGCGCGGTAGGTTGCCGAGGAGCGCTGGGAGCATGCCCACGAGCGGCCAGTCCAGCGGGAGAGCTGGGTTCTTGCGCTTGGACCTGATGTGGAAGTAGTAGAAGACGACGAAGCAGAGCAAGGCGAAAGTAAGCCCGAGGAAGGAGACGGGCGCCATTGCTGCAGCGTTGCACGCTCACACCTGCACCGGCAACCGAATAGGTCgaggtggaggagcgtggcagCCGCCAATGGTGGTGTAGAGTTGAAAGCCTCTGCCAACTTGCCAAGTGCCAACATCCATTTAGGGACTGGACTATGGTACACGATCAGTCCACGTCGCCATACGGTACGGTGTACCATAGATAGTTCCTTCCAATTGAAGACTGCCCATCATAGCTAGTTCTGTCGGGTGCGATTGTTGGTGCTGCACGTGAATGCGGAGATCACATTTTGGTTTCCACGAGGATTTTTCTCTGGTCCACATTTTTTTCGCCGAACCGGTTATCGGAAAATACCGGAAATTTCTGTTTCAGAATTACTAAATCACACCTAGATGATTTTTAACAATGTCTCGTCTAAGTTTGTCACCGTCAAATCTTCTTTTGCTGTAAAACTCGCGCAAAGCTTTGATTGTTATCGCGGGCGTTGCTCGTCCCGGTCAGTTGCTTGTTTGGGCGTGTGTTGTGCGGTTggttgttttgtttgtttgtttgtttgtgggTGCTTTGCAAGAGACCGTACAGATAGTCGCTTCCCCTTTCATTTTCTGCCGCTTCCCTTCACAGTAAAAACCAAAGAGTTAATGTTTGAATTGTGCATTTAAAATAAACTTTATGTTCGAACTATGTA
Coding sequences within:
- the LOC123075585 gene encoding noroxomaritidine synthase-like translates to MAPVSFLGLTFALLCFVVFYYFHIRSKRKNPALPLDWPLVGMLPALLGNLPRLHAPSAPRQPTAPPRLGHLRPRRQPAQLPPRRPAALGNAALHHRRSGQRSPRLHLQLPQLPQGPRVRPYHGHFRRWYLQRRRRLLAPSACQGAAAYVRASVPSLRIQLQPPQGRMRPAPAASPHRRLTFDTTTTPVLGVDPGCLAVGFPEVPFVRAIDDAMDFLLVRNLLPLSWWKLVRRLGLGYERKMAVAWRDIDRFIGDTIAKRREAVKATGGIEDSADLLSSYIDDDDGDAGSGTVVDVFLRDTTMNLMIAGRDTTGSALTWFFYLLTRNPGVVSKILAELDTIKTTTTTTLDGMVTFDPDELGRLVYLHAALCESLRLYPPVPFEHKGVVAAEALPSGHEVRPGDKILVSLYAMGRMEAVWGMDCREFRPERWIGEDGKPRYVPSYKFASFNAGPRTCLGKDMAFVQLKAVAAAVVRNFEVEAVPGHVVQPKISIVLHMKNGFTARIKRRQVMNS